Proteins encoded by one window of Arachis ipaensis cultivar K30076 chromosome B04, Araip1.1, whole genome shotgun sequence:
- the LOC107636485 gene encoding uridine kinase-like protein 1, chloroplastic, whose amino-acid sequence MVFDLPSLIFAQVNASNVIILEGILVFHDQDVRDLMNMKIFVDTDADVRLARRIRRDKVERGRDINSVLEQYAKFVKPTFDDFVLPSKKYADVIVPRGGDNHVAIDLIVQHIRTKLGQHD is encoded by the exons atggtttttgatTTGCCGtctctgatttttgctcaggtcaaTGCTTCTAATGTCATTATATTGGAGGGAATTCTTGTATTCCATGATCAGGATGTCCGGGATTTAATGAACATGAAGATCTTTGTTGACACAG ATGCTGATGTTAGACTAGCTCGTAGGATTAGACGTGACAAAGTGGAGCGAGGGAGGGACATAAACTCTGTTCTTGAACAG TACGCAAAGTTTGTTAAGCCTACTTTTGATGATTTTGTTCTACCGTCAAAGAAGTATGCTGATGTGATCGTTCCTCGGGGAGGTGATAATCATGTTGCCATTGATTTGATCGTGCAACATATCCGCACAAAGCTTGGTCAacatgattga